The following proteins are encoded in a genomic region of Triticum dicoccoides isolate Atlit2015 ecotype Zavitan chromosome 1B, WEW_v2.0, whole genome shotgun sequence:
- the LOC119350682 gene encoding uncharacterized protein LOC119350682, with product MVASYPPAVPPFVDLTGISSAVCNQRINLRISRLWYQQGGFDDGPIKSIHMVVTDEKGNHANMTLPNEVVDMFVDNLHERNLYVCARISVKPPEMQNGAGDQPFFLALSLDTTVDASKSSRASASTPARQHVLQHATKSNGQSYISNIQPCSLLLCSVKNGVHQLSWTNTMARF from the exons ATGGTTGCCA GTTACCCCCCAGCGGTGCCACCTTTTGTCGACCTAACTGGCATCTCCTCGGCCGTTTGTAACCAGCGAATTAACTTGCGCATCTCTAGGTTATGGTACCAGCAAGGTGGCTTTGATGATGGCCCTATCAAGAGTATACATATGGTCGTGACTGATGAAAAG GGAAACCATGCTAACATGACATTGCCTAACGAGGTTGTGGACATGTTTGTGGACAATCTACATGAGAGAAATTTATATGTATGTGCCAGGATCAGTGTGAAGCCCCCTGAG ATGCAAAATGGAGCCGGCGACCAGCCCTTCTTCCTCGCCCTCAGCCTTGACACCACCGTTGACGCCTCCAAGAGCAGTCGAGCATCGGCGTCGACACCGGCAAGGCAACATGTGTTGCAACATGCAACCAAATCAAATGGACAAAGTTATATATCTAATATTCAACCATGTAGTTTACTATTATGCAGTGTGAAAAACGGTGTACATCAGTTATCTTGGACTAATACTATGGCCCGATTTTGA